From a region of the uncultured Draconibacterium sp. genome:
- a CDS encoding gluconate 5-dehydrogenase — MIQELFSLSGKVALITGGTHGIGMAIGKTLGQAGAKICVNDISDEKLSACKAEYAKAGVDVYTLKFDVTNEEAVDKGISQIEEEVGDVDILVNNAGIIKRIPILDMPVADYKQVIDIDLVAPLIIAKRVAPKMIEKRSGKIINMCSMMSVYGRNSVSAYASAKGGLKLLTANMCCEWAKYNVQINGIGPGYIATAQTAPIREGGHPFNDLVMMRTPANRWGEPEDIGNAALFLASKAADFVNGQVLYVDGGILANFGYVKGENDI; from the coding sequence ATGATACAAGAATTATTCAGCCTAAGTGGAAAAGTTGCACTAATAACAGGTGGAACTCACGGTATTGGAATGGCCATTGGGAAAACACTCGGACAGGCGGGTGCAAAAATCTGTGTTAACGATATTTCAGACGAAAAACTTTCAGCGTGTAAAGCAGAATATGCCAAAGCCGGTGTTGATGTATATACTTTAAAGTTTGATGTTACCAATGAGGAAGCCGTTGATAAAGGAATATCTCAAATAGAAGAAGAAGTGGGCGATGTGGATATTTTGGTGAACAATGCCGGAATAATCAAACGTATTCCAATTCTGGATATGCCGGTTGCTGATTATAAACAGGTTATTGATATTGACCTTGTTGCACCGCTGATTATTGCTAAACGTGTTGCCCCGAAAATGATTGAGAAACGCTCGGGAAAGATTATTAACATGTGCTCGATGATGAGCGTATACGGACGTAATTCAGTATCCGCTTATGCTTCGGCAAAAGGAGGCTTGAAACTGTTAACGGCAAATATGTGCTGCGAGTGGGCAAAATATAATGTGCAGATTAACGGAATTGGTCCGGGATACATTGCAACGGCTCAAACAGCACCAATTCGCGAAGGAGGCCATCCGTTTAACGATTTAGTGATGATGCGTACACCGGCTAACCGTTGGGGCGAACCTGAAGATATTGGAAATGCCGCATTGTTCCTGGCATCAAAAGCAGCCGACTTTGTAAACGGACAAGTGCTTTATGTCGATGGTGGTATTTTAGCCAATTTTGGTTACGTAAAAGGCGAAAACGATATTTAA
- a CDS encoding DUF4861 domain-containing protein gives MKSIFPFGILLLMLFVSCTQQSAITLKNPLAEERTDEVVVFTREEIAAKIALEEGKLPVFKKGDKTIPSQVDDLDGDGNWDEVVLMVDIKANETFEAKIELVAESDYPKVEKRTNLRLGIHQEDGSYKEVDNYKAVPVSEPFKIIAQGEGVTWENDKIAFRVYFDCRNVKDLFGKRKPAMVADDVHTPAIPDYHVLNDWGMDVLHCGSSLGSGGIALMRNDSLIRLGSTDVYEYQKIVEGPIRSVFDLIYSGWDVEGEELGAVERITIYPGKYWFESDVTVYGCAEDDEIVTGIVTSQLKKEPFEFKAADFTCIGTHDIQSLNNDELGMAVIVPKTEAGKIGRTTDINWFEKGVKTVPEKNFSHVISETYYIGQKCKDAQPAKHYFFSVWGLDKDQWKTEDGFREYITEEAEKLSSPIQKL, from the coding sequence ATGAAGAGTATTTTTCCATTTGGCATTTTATTACTAATGCTGTTTGTCTCGTGTACGCAGCAATCTGCAATTACGCTAAAAAATCCATTGGCTGAAGAACGAACCGATGAGGTAGTTGTTTTTACCCGTGAAGAAATTGCCGCAAAAATTGCTTTGGAAGAAGGTAAATTACCGGTTTTTAAGAAAGGAGATAAAACGATTCCGAGCCAGGTCGACGACTTAGACGGCGATGGAAACTGGGATGAAGTAGTTCTTATGGTTGATATAAAAGCCAACGAAACTTTTGAAGCAAAAATCGAATTGGTTGCTGAGTCGGATTATCCAAAAGTTGAAAAACGTACTAACTTACGTTTAGGAATTCATCAGGAAGACGGATCGTACAAAGAGGTGGATAACTACAAAGCTGTTCCGGTTAGCGAGCCTTTTAAAATTATTGCCCAGGGAGAAGGGGTGACCTGGGAAAATGACAAGATCGCTTTCAGGGTTTATTTTGATTGCCGGAATGTAAAAGATTTGTTTGGTAAACGAAAACCGGCAATGGTGGCCGACGATGTTCATACCCCTGCCATTCCTGATTATCATGTTTTGAACGACTGGGGAATGGACGTGTTACATTGCGGCAGCTCACTGGGGTCGGGTGGAATTGCGTTAATGAGAAATGACTCGTTGATTCGATTAGGATCGACCGATGTATATGAATATCAGAAAATAGTTGAAGGGCCGATTCGTTCGGTTTTCGATCTGATATATTCGGGTTGGGATGTTGAAGGAGAAGAACTGGGAGCTGTAGAGCGTATTACCATTTATCCCGGGAAATACTGGTTTGAGTCGGATGTTACCGTTTACGGATGTGCTGAAGACGATGAGATTGTAACAGGAATTGTAACCTCGCAACTTAAAAAGGAACCATTCGAATTTAAGGCAGCTGATTTTACCTGTATTGGAACGCATGATATACAATCGCTGAACAATGATGAGTTGGGAATGGCAGTGATTGTTCCCAAAACCGAAGCCGGTAAAATAGGAAGAACCACCGACATCAATTGGTTCGAGAAAGGTGTTAAAACGGTGCCGGAGAAAAATTTTAGTCATGTGATTTCGGAAACGTATTACATTGGTCAAAAATGTAAAGATGCCCAACCGGCAAAACATTATTTCTTTTCAGTTTGGGGCCTGGACAAAGACCAATGGAAAACGGAAGATGGTTTTAGGGAATACATCACAGAAGAGGCTGAAAAACTTTCGTCGCCGATTCAGAAATTGTAG
- the kduI gene encoding 5-dehydro-4-deoxy-D-glucuronate isomerase — protein MATIYERRYAYHPEDFKKYDTEKIRKEFLVENLMEEGNVRMVYSSIERYIVGGAVPVNEELPLETIDPLKADYFCERREVGVMNVGGTGTVVVDGTEYKMNYKDALYIGRGSMKVTFKSDDAAKPAHFYFNSAPAHKEYPTKQVTLADANVLHLGSLETSNERNINQLMINTVVDTCQLQMGMTELKPGSVWNTMPAHQHTRRNEVYFYFEVPENQAICHFMGEPQETRHIWMKNEQAVISPEWSIHSAAGTSNYIFIWGMAGENLDYTDMDVIQPQELK, from the coding sequence ATGGCAACAATTTATGAGAGAAGGTATGCTTATCATCCCGAGGATTTTAAGAAATACGATACAGAAAAGATCAGAAAAGAATTTTTGGTGGAAAACCTCATGGAAGAAGGTAATGTTCGAATGGTTTATTCATCCATTGAGCGTTACATTGTTGGTGGTGCAGTTCCTGTGAATGAAGAACTTCCACTGGAAACTATCGACCCGCTGAAAGCTGATTATTTTTGTGAGCGCCGGGAAGTTGGTGTGATGAATGTAGGTGGCACCGGGACTGTTGTTGTTGATGGTACTGAGTATAAAATGAATTATAAAGATGCTTTATATATTGGGCGCGGAAGTATGAAAGTAACATTTAAATCAGACGATGCAGCCAAACCTGCTCACTTCTATTTTAACTCTGCACCGGCGCACAAAGAATATCCAACCAAGCAGGTAACTTTAGCCGATGCCAATGTGCTGCATTTGGGAAGCCTGGAAACATCGAACGAAAGAAATATCAACCAGCTGATGATTAATACCGTTGTTGATACTTGTCAGTTGCAAATGGGAATGACTGAGTTGAAACCCGGTAGTGTTTGGAACACCATGCCGGCACATCAGCATACACGTCGTAACGAGGTGTATTTCTATTTTGAAGTTCCCGAAAATCAGGCAATCTGCCATTTTATGGGCGAGCCACAGGAAACACGTCATATCTGGATGAAAAACGAACAAGCGGTTATTTCGCCTGAGTGGTCGATTCACTCAGCTGCCGGAACTTCAAACTACATTTTTATCTGGGGAATGGCGGGTGAAAATCTTGATTACACCGATATGGATGTTATTCAGCCTCAGGAATTGAAATAA
- a CDS encoding GH92 family glycosyl hydrolase, with amino-acid sequence MKNWYLLVLILLFSCSQKTEKNYLNYVDPLIGTGPASTIAAQEHPGDHVSNGQTIPAVTAPFGMTQWTPQIYDNEQKCIAPFYTGQTMIQGFRASHWLSGSCTQDYGSFTIYPTQLGTNFSFQPVQRQTMTLMKTENLSPAYASFLFPAKTILSEMTATKRCGFFRFSWLEEKNPTIMFDINSDEGKGYIKIDLEKQEVYGYNPAYRIYSGQDEPAGISGYFVAKFDQEIVKYGTWGDFEYEHGTTERKEQKQAGAYVTFSIEGDTPVKLKVGTSFTSIENARKNLEAEITNWDFEGTKQKLENTWNDYLGRINVESENEEELTKFYTAIYHALFHPRLMSDVNGDYPAFSKQYEIKNNSGFDYYGDFSNWDIFRAQMPLLSLIAPKEYNDMVKSLVEKAEEGEWLPIFPMWNNYTSAMIGDHSTSILCDAAMKGFDFDLEKAYQFMRKNAYETPDEEDYKDGKGRRALTSYIEFGYVPLDDAVADAFHKNEQVSRTLEYAYNDWCVAQVAQKLGKTNEYNDLLTRSYNYSNVFDEDRGWVNGKYADGSFYEDFNASTEQFFITEGTPKHYTWFVPHDIEGLTGLMGGEDSFSEKLNKLIDDKLYWHGNEPSHHIPFLFNFTNEWDKTQKTVKYILRTEYGLNRGGLSGNDDAGQLSAWYVFGAMGFYPMCPGSNEYQLSSPIFEQVTLQLDKNYYPGGKFVLKANGATSSNVFTSVKLNGKESATKIKHEDLQKGGTLKFLK; translated from the coding sequence ATGAAGAACTGGTATTTACTTGTACTTATACTACTGTTTTCTTGCTCACAAAAGACCGAAAAAAATTACCTTAATTATGTCGATCCGCTTATTGGTACAGGGCCGGCCTCAACAATTGCAGCGCAAGAACACCCCGGCGATCATGTAAGTAACGGACAAACGATTCCGGCCGTTACAGCTCCATTTGGGATGACACAATGGACACCACAAATTTACGATAACGAGCAAAAATGTATCGCTCCTTTTTATACCGGACAAACCATGATTCAAGGGTTTAGGGCTAGCCACTGGCTAAGCGGCTCATGTACTCAGGATTATGGTTCTTTTACCATCTATCCCACACAGCTCGGAACTAATTTCAGCTTTCAACCGGTACAGCGGCAAACCATGACTTTAATGAAAACTGAAAACCTGTCGCCTGCCTATGCCTCATTTTTATTTCCGGCCAAAACCATTTTGTCTGAGATGACCGCTACCAAACGTTGTGGCTTTTTTCGTTTTTCCTGGTTAGAAGAGAAAAACCCAACCATCATGTTCGATATAAACAGTGACGAAGGAAAAGGCTATATAAAAATCGACCTGGAAAAGCAGGAAGTATATGGTTATAATCCGGCCTATCGCATATACAGTGGACAGGATGAACCCGCAGGAATATCAGGTTATTTTGTAGCGAAATTCGATCAGGAGATTGTAAAATACGGCACCTGGGGCGATTTTGAATATGAACATGGCACTACCGAACGCAAGGAGCAAAAACAGGCTGGAGCTTATGTAACATTTAGTATTGAGGGAGATACGCCGGTAAAACTAAAAGTTGGGACTTCTTTCACAAGTATTGAGAATGCACGCAAAAACCTTGAAGCAGAAATTACTAACTGGGATTTTGAGGGAACAAAACAAAAATTGGAAAACACCTGGAACGATTATCTGGGTCGCATTAATGTGGAATCGGAAAATGAAGAGGAACTCACCAAGTTTTACACCGCCATCTATCATGCATTATTTCACCCGCGTTTAATGAGTGATGTAAATGGCGATTACCCTGCTTTTTCGAAACAATACGAAATAAAAAACAACAGCGGTTTTGATTATTACGGCGATTTCTCGAACTGGGATATCTTTCGGGCACAAATGCCATTGCTCAGTCTTATTGCCCCAAAAGAATACAACGACATGGTAAAATCTCTCGTTGAAAAAGCCGAAGAAGGAGAATGGTTGCCAATTTTTCCAATGTGGAATAACTACACCTCTGCAATGATTGGGGACCACAGTACTTCAATTCTTTGTGATGCTGCAATGAAAGGTTTTGATTTTGATTTGGAAAAGGCCTACCAGTTTATGCGAAAAAATGCCTATGAAACTCCTGATGAAGAAGACTATAAAGACGGAAAAGGACGTCGTGCATTAACTTCGTATATCGAGTTTGGATATGTTCCGCTTGACGATGCAGTTGCTGATGCTTTTCACAAAAATGAACAGGTTTCGAGAACATTGGAATATGCCTACAACGATTGGTGCGTTGCACAAGTAGCTCAGAAATTAGGAAAAACCAACGAGTATAATGATCTGCTTACCCGCTCGTACAACTATTCAAATGTTTTTGATGAAGACCGGGGTTGGGTAAACGGGAAATATGCTGATGGTAGTTTTTATGAAGATTTTAATGCCAGCACAGAGCAATTTTTTATAACCGAAGGTACCCCAAAACATTACACCTGGTTTGTTCCGCACGATATTGAAGGACTGACCGGGTTGATGGGTGGAGAAGATTCGTTTAGCGAAAAACTGAACAAACTAATCGACGATAAACTTTACTGGCACGGCAACGAGCCCAGCCATCATATTCCTTTTCTGTTTAATTTCACCAACGAATGGGATAAAACACAAAAAACGGTAAAATACATTCTCCGAACCGAATATGGTTTAAACCGGGGCGGACTTTCAGGAAACGATGATGCCGGACAGCTTTCGGCGTGGTATGTTTTTGGAGCTATGGGTTTTTATCCGATGTGCCCGGGAAGCAACGAATACCAGTTATCTTCTCCAATATTTGAACAGGTAACACTTCAACTGGATAAGAATTATTATCCGGGTGGAAAATTTGTTTTAAAAGCCAATGGAGCAACGTCTTCAAACGTTTTTACATCGGTAAAATTAAACGGCAAAGAAAGTGCTACGAAAATAAAACACGAGGATTTGCAAAAAGGGGGAACACTGAAGTTTTTGAAATAA